The following are encoded in a window of Streptomyces sp. Go-475 genomic DNA:
- a CDS encoding MarR family transcriptional regulator, giving the protein MEAEDDLRTAETLRLGVSRLASRLRARHPGRGQALTRMSASVLANLRHDGPLTPTALAAIEGLQPQSLTRVLNELEERGRIVRSTNRNDRRSQDIAITDLGIEALDGHVQEGNRWLASALTTLTPTERGVLELAAGLMVRLAETAPGTSGRHGGSEEDRGTSRQERDGS; this is encoded by the coding sequence GTGGAAGCTGAAGACGACCTGCGTACGGCCGAGACGCTGCGGCTCGGCGTGTCGCGGCTGGCCTCGCGCCTGCGCGCGCGACACCCGGGCCGCGGCCAGGCGCTCACCCGCATGTCCGCCTCGGTGCTGGCCAACCTGCGCCATGACGGGCCGCTGACCCCCACGGCCCTTGCCGCGATCGAAGGGCTCCAGCCGCAGTCCCTGACCCGCGTCCTGAACGAACTGGAGGAACGCGGCCGCATCGTCCGGTCCACCAACCGCAACGACCGCCGGAGCCAGGACATCGCCATCACGGACCTCGGCATCGAGGCGCTCGACGGACACGTGCAGGAGGGGAACCGCTGGCTCGCGTCGGCCCTGACGACCCTGACCCCGACAGAGCGCGGCGTGCTCGAACTCGCCGCCGGCCTGATGGTGCGACTGGCCGAGACCGCGCCCGGAACCAGCGGTCGGCACGGGGGCTCCGAGGAGGACCGAGGTACCAGCAGGCAGGAGCGGGACGGTTCGTGA
- a CDS encoding helix-turn-helix domain-containing protein — MTTTEPSAPAAPAAAARPSLRLARERFLAGEQLPGGVPEEVVAAWRRARFFGVPHDLAEPTGDPGRPEELAADAGRPVESDGDPVRPVESALLVAARPVLERIVPALGAGRSLLVLTDERLRVLWSAGSVPGLGRCPVLAEQEVGNNSAALALRTRRRAEVHGPEHFLDRWQDVSAVSVPVLAPENGQVLGTLTVASRPCTARPPHPQAALAEAAAAAVETELRARAGRAERALLDAYLRAARGKDRAVAALDGRNRLISDAAQGLLTPEVLGALERAAVAARHAEVPVRIEAEETVPSGGFAALPDSAGCSARITPVRLDGSVIGVVAVLAPLGDPEPSTSGSPFPPVALAGSSVPWRHAVGRAVELARSREPLLLTGERGTGKSALARELLGPGDVQVVDAARDAGLDRILPAWQADRPLLLRHAERLAQPGVAALNSLLDTHPDAPLLVTYTPGAPAGPCLQRLLDKLSARSVPLPPLRERVEDVRELLSALAPRPAPGQPPLTWTLDALRALERYPWPGNVTELAHVVRALAEHRRASGPVRRAELPDPVRDGPAARPLSPMEHAERAAILEALRRHGGNKARTAAALGIGRATLYRKLRGYRS, encoded by the coding sequence GTGACCACGACAGAGCCCTCCGCCCCAGCCGCCCCCGCGGCCGCCGCCCGACCCTCGCTGCGTCTCGCCCGCGAACGGTTCCTGGCGGGGGAGCAACTGCCGGGGGGCGTACCGGAGGAGGTCGTCGCGGCGTGGCGACGGGCCCGGTTCTTCGGCGTGCCGCACGACTTGGCGGAGCCGACCGGGGATCCGGGACGGCCGGAGGAACTGGCCGCGGATGCGGGACGGCCGGTGGAGTCGGACGGGGATCCGGTGCGGCCGGTGGAGTCCGCGCTGCTCGTCGCCGCCCGGCCGGTGCTGGAGCGGATCGTGCCCGCCCTGGGCGCGGGCCGCTCACTGCTCGTTCTCACCGATGAGCGGCTGCGCGTGCTGTGGTCGGCGGGGAGCGTGCCCGGGCTCGGTCGGTGCCCCGTGCTGGCGGAGCAGGAGGTCGGCAACAACAGCGCGGCGCTCGCCCTGCGCACCCGGCGGCGGGCCGAGGTGCACGGACCCGAGCACTTCCTGGACCGCTGGCAGGACGTGTCCGCCGTGAGCGTCCCGGTGCTCGCCCCGGAGAACGGCCAGGTGCTCGGCACGCTGACCGTCGCGTCACGGCCGTGCACCGCGCGTCCGCCGCACCCGCAGGCGGCACTCGCCGAGGCCGCCGCCGCGGCGGTCGAGACGGAACTGCGGGCGCGGGCGGGGCGGGCCGAGCGGGCGCTGCTGGACGCGTATCTGCGGGCGGCGCGGGGCAAGGACCGCGCCGTGGCCGCCCTCGACGGCCGCAACCGGCTGATCAGCGACGCGGCGCAGGGACTGCTGACGCCCGAGGTGCTCGGGGCGCTGGAGCGGGCGGCGGTCGCGGCGCGTCATGCGGAGGTCCCGGTCCGGATCGAGGCGGAGGAGACAGTGCCGTCCGGCGGCTTCGCGGCGTTGCCCGACAGCGCCGGATGCAGCGCGCGGATCACCCCCGTGCGTCTGGACGGCAGCGTCATCGGGGTCGTGGCCGTCCTGGCACCGCTCGGCGATCCGGAGCCCTCGACGTCGGGCTCGCCGTTCCCGCCGGTCGCCCTGGCCGGTTCCTCGGTGCCGTGGCGGCACGCCGTCGGGCGGGCGGTCGAGCTGGCGCGTTCACGGGAGCCGCTGCTGCTGACCGGTGAGCGCGGGACGGGCAAGTCCGCGCTGGCACGGGAGTTGCTCGGGCCGGGCGACGTCCAGGTCGTCGATGCCGCGCGGGACGCCGGGCTCGACCGGATCCTGCCCGCGTGGCAGGCGGACCGGCCGCTCCTGCTCCGGCACGCCGAGCGCCTCGCGCAGCCCGGCGTGGCGGCGCTCAACTCCCTGCTCGACACGCACCCGGACGCCCCGCTGCTGGTCACCTACACGCCCGGCGCACCGGCCGGCCCCTGCCTCCAGCGCCTGCTGGACAAGCTGTCCGCCCGCTCGGTGCCCCTGCCCCCGCTGCGGGAACGCGTCGAGGACGTACGGGAGTTGCTGTCGGCCCTGGCGCCCCGCCCGGCGCCCGGGCAGCCGCCGCTGACCTGGACCCTGGACGCCCTGCGCGCGTTGGAGCGCTACCCGTGGCCCGGGAACGTCACCGAGCTGGCCCACGTCGTCCGGGCCCTGGCGGAGCACCGGCGCGCGTCCGGTCCGGTCCGCCGCGCGGAACTGCCGGATCCCGTACGGGACGGACCGGCCGCGCGGCCCCTCAGCCCGATGGAGCACGCCGAGCGCGCCGCGATCCTGGAGGCACTGCGCCGCCACGGCGGCAACAAGGCCCGCACGGCGGCGGCGCTGGGCATCGGCCGGGCGACGCTCTACCGCAAGCTGCGGGGATACCGGAGCTGA
- a CDS encoding FAD-dependent monooxygenase, translating to MSPVVDTDVLIVGSGPAGASAALALSTYGVPNIVVTRYASLADTPRAHITNQRTMEVLRDLGVEQEVVAQATPQHLMGNTTFCTSLAGEELGRVRSWGNDPLVQAEHELASPTRMCDLPQHLMEPVLVHAAVARGTRLRFETEYLSHTQDADGVTATVRDRLRGDTYEIRAKYLIGADGGRSKVAADAGLPMGGQMGVAGSINIVFEADLAQYTAHRPSTLYWVLAPGATVGGIGAGLVRCVRPWNEWLIVWGYDVGAGAPDLTTEYAESIVRKLVGDDDIPVTIKSSSAWTVNEMYAERYANGRVFCAGDAVHRHPPSNGLGSNTSIQDAYNLAWKLKLVLDGTAHPRLLDSYTAERAPVGRQIVSRANRSIRETAPVFEALDGLSPQTPEQLWANIAARKDATEAAEKQRTRLREAIAFKVYEFNAHGVDLNQRYASDAIVPDGTPDPGFTRDQELHHQPSSRPGARLPHAWITSGTRTLSTLDTVGRGRFTLLTGIGGEDWVRAAEAQDIEIATVVIGPGQEYEDPYGDWARLRETSDAGALLVRPDGFVAFRHATAAPDAAQRLADALRRILGHA from the coding sequence GTGTCCCCCGTCGTCGACACCGACGTCCTGATCGTGGGCAGCGGCCCGGCCGGTGCCTCCGCCGCGCTCGCCCTGAGCACCTACGGCGTGCCCAACATCGTCGTCACCCGCTACGCGAGCCTCGCCGACACCCCCCGCGCGCACATCACCAACCAGCGCACCATGGAGGTGCTGCGCGACCTCGGCGTGGAGCAGGAGGTCGTCGCCCAGGCGACCCCGCAGCACCTCATGGGCAACACCACCTTCTGCACCAGCCTGGCGGGCGAGGAACTGGGCCGCGTCCGCTCCTGGGGCAACGACCCGCTCGTGCAGGCCGAGCACGAACTGGCCAGCCCCACCCGCATGTGCGACCTGCCGCAGCACCTCATGGAGCCGGTCCTCGTCCACGCGGCCGTCGCCCGCGGCACCCGCCTGCGCTTCGAGACCGAGTACCTCTCCCACACCCAGGACGCCGACGGCGTCACGGCCACCGTCCGCGACCGGCTGCGCGGGGACACGTACGAGATCCGCGCCAAGTACCTGATCGGCGCCGACGGCGGACGCTCGAAGGTCGCCGCGGACGCCGGGCTGCCGATGGGCGGCCAGATGGGCGTGGCCGGCAGCATCAACATCGTCTTCGAGGCGGACCTGGCGCAGTACACCGCCCACCGCCCCTCGACCCTCTACTGGGTCCTCGCCCCCGGCGCGACGGTCGGCGGCATCGGCGCGGGCCTGGTCCGCTGCGTCCGCCCCTGGAACGAGTGGCTGATCGTCTGGGGGTACGACGTCGGCGCGGGCGCGCCCGACCTGACCACCGAGTACGCCGAGTCGATCGTCCGCAAGCTCGTCGGCGACGACGACATCCCGGTGACGATCAAGTCGTCCTCGGCGTGGACCGTCAACGAGATGTACGCCGAGCGGTACGCGAACGGCCGGGTCTTCTGCGCCGGCGACGCCGTGCACCGGCACCCGCCGTCCAACGGCCTCGGCTCCAACACCTCCATCCAGGACGCCTACAACCTGGCCTGGAAACTCAAGCTCGTCCTCGACGGCACCGCCCACCCCCGGCTGCTCGACAGCTACACCGCCGAACGCGCCCCGGTCGGCCGGCAGATCGTCAGCCGCGCCAACCGGTCGATCCGCGAGACCGCCCCGGTCTTCGAGGCCCTCGACGGGCTCTCCCCGCAGACCCCCGAGCAGCTGTGGGCCAACATCGCCGCCCGCAAGGACGCCACCGAGGCCGCCGAGAAGCAGCGCACCCGGCTGCGGGAGGCGATCGCCTTCAAGGTGTACGAGTTCAACGCGCACGGCGTCGACCTCAACCAGCGCTACGCCTCCGACGCGATCGTCCCGGACGGCACGCCCGACCCCGGCTTCACCCGCGACCAGGAGCTGCACCACCAGCCGTCCTCCCGCCCCGGCGCCCGGCTCCCGCACGCCTGGATCACCTCCGGCACCCGCACCCTCTCCACCCTCGACACGGTCGGCCGCGGCCGCTTCACCCTGCTGACCGGCATCGGGGGAGAGGACTGGGTACGGGCGGCCGAGGCCCAGGACATCGAGATCGCCACCGTGGTGATCGGCCCGGGGCAGGAGTACGAGGACCCCTACGGCGACTGGGCACGCCTGCGCGAGACCTCCGACGCGGGCGCCCTGCTCGTACGCCCGGACGGCTTCGTCGCCTTCCGCCACGCGACCGCCGCCCCGGACGCCGCACAACGGCTCGCCGACGCGCTGCGGCGGATCCTCGGGCACGCCTGA
- a CDS encoding intradiol ring-cleavage dioxygenase — translation MTTDATGTDVTEQALASLRTTDDPRLRELLTALVRHLHDFARETRLTQEEWEQAIGFLTATGQACTDTRQEFILLSDVLGLSMLVETLHGHHAPGATESTVLGPFHLTESPVRELGADIDLVGGGEPCVVSGRVRSADGTPLPGARVDVWQADDKGYYDVQQPGVQPSGNGRGLFTADAEGRFWFRTCVPAAYPIPTDGPVGGLLRATGRHPYRPAHIHFIATADGHTPVTTHIFVAGGDYLDSDAVFAVKQSLVQDFAETDDPALAREFGVPNPFRHADFDLVLERTA, via the coding sequence ATGACCACCGACGCGACCGGGACCGACGTCACCGAGCAGGCCCTGGCCAGCCTCCGCACGACCGACGACCCACGGCTGCGCGAGCTGCTCACCGCGCTCGTCCGCCATCTGCACGACTTCGCCCGCGAGACGCGCCTCACCCAGGAGGAATGGGAGCAGGCGATCGGCTTCCTCACCGCGACCGGGCAGGCCTGCACCGACACCCGGCAGGAGTTCATCCTGCTGTCGGACGTGCTCGGCCTCTCCATGCTCGTGGAGACCCTCCACGGCCACCACGCGCCCGGCGCCACCGAGTCGACCGTGCTCGGCCCCTTCCACCTGACCGAGTCGCCGGTCCGCGAACTCGGCGCCGACATCGACCTGGTCGGCGGCGGCGAACCCTGTGTGGTCAGCGGCCGGGTGCGCTCCGCGGACGGCACACCCCTGCCCGGCGCCCGCGTCGACGTCTGGCAGGCCGACGACAAGGGCTACTACGACGTCCAGCAGCCCGGCGTGCAGCCCTCCGGCAACGGACGCGGCCTGTTCACCGCCGACGCCGAGGGCCGCTTCTGGTTCCGCACCTGCGTCCCGGCGGCCTACCCCATCCCCACCGACGGACCCGTGGGCGGCCTGCTGCGCGCGACCGGACGGCACCCCTACCGCCCCGCGCACATCCACTTCATCGCCACGGCCGACGGACACACGCCCGTCACCACGCACATCTTCGTCGCCGGCGGCGACTACCTCGACTCCGACGCCGTGTTCGCGGTGAAGCAGAGCCTGGTCCAGGACTTCGCGGAGACCGACGACCCGGCCCTCGCCCGGGAGTTCGGCGTGCCGAACCCCTTCCGGCACGCCGACTTCGACCTCGTACTGGAGCGCACGGCATGA
- a CDS encoding maleylacetate reductase, producing the protein MTFQEEFTYETRPARVVFRPGAAVTATPGEAARLGLRRLLVVCGRRGEPVARSVADALGDSCVGVHAEARMHVPVEDAERAVAAVRAAGADGCVAVGGGSAIGLGKAIALRTGLPLIAVPSTYSGSEMTPVWGLTEHGTKRTGRDPVVQPRSVVYDPRLTLSLPLSLTVTSGVNALAHAVEALYAPDASPLVSVMAEEGVRAMTEALPRLAAAPDDLDARGRALYAAWLCGACLGATTMGLHHKVCHVLGGGYGLPHAETHTVVLPYAVAFNAPAAPPALTVLRRAVGADDVPRALWELTGRLGAPRSLAELGLAEGDVAPAADRIAGEPYANPRPVTADGVRSVLRAAYRGGPP; encoded by the coding sequence ATGACGTTCCAGGAGGAGTTCACCTACGAGACCCGGCCCGCGCGGGTCGTGTTCCGGCCCGGCGCGGCCGTCACCGCGACCCCGGGCGAGGCCGCGCGCCTCGGGCTGCGGCGGCTGCTCGTGGTGTGCGGCCGCCGGGGCGAGCCCGTCGCCCGGAGCGTCGCGGACGCGCTCGGCGACAGCTGCGTGGGAGTGCACGCCGAGGCCCGGATGCACGTACCCGTCGAGGACGCGGAACGGGCCGTCGCGGCGGTCCGGGCGGCCGGGGCGGACGGCTGCGTCGCCGTCGGCGGCGGCTCCGCGATCGGGCTCGGCAAGGCCATCGCCCTGCGCACCGGACTGCCGCTGATCGCCGTGCCGTCGACCTACTCCGGCTCCGAGATGACCCCGGTCTGGGGCCTGACCGAGCACGGCACCAAGCGCACCGGCCGCGACCCGGTCGTCCAGCCCCGCAGCGTCGTCTACGACCCGCGGCTCACCCTCTCCCTGCCCCTGTCGCTGACCGTGACCAGCGGCGTCAACGCGCTCGCGCACGCCGTCGAGGCGCTGTACGCCCCGGACGCCTCGCCGCTGGTCTCGGTCATGGCCGAGGAGGGCGTGCGGGCGATGACCGAGGCGCTGCCGCGGCTGGCCGCCGCCCCCGACGACCTCGACGCGCGCGGCAGGGCGCTGTACGCGGCGTGGCTGTGCGGCGCGTGCCTGGGCGCCACCACGATGGGGCTGCACCACAAGGTCTGCCATGTGCTGGGCGGCGGCTACGGGCTGCCGCACGCCGAGACGCACACCGTGGTCCTGCCGTACGCCGTCGCCTTCAACGCCCCAGCCGCCCCGCCAGCGCTGACCGTACTGCGCCGCGCGGTAGGCGCCGACGACGTGCCCCGCGCCCTGTGGGAGCTGACCGGCCGCCTCGGCGCACCGCGGTCCCTCGCCGAACTCGGCCTCGCGGAGGGCGACGTGGCCCCGGCGGCGGACCGGATCGCCGGCGAGCCGTACGCCAACCCGCGCCCGGTGACCGCGGACGGGGTGCGGTCCGTACTGCGGGCGGCGTACCGGGGAGGCCCCCCGTAG